From Nematostella vectensis chromosome 14, jaNemVect1.1, whole genome shotgun sequence, a single genomic window includes:
- the LOC5510458 gene encoding synapse-associated protein 1 isoform X1 — MFSWLGYGENQESKDKVTTVENVESKTDEGESAEKTNASEKSQETTADVAPIKGEALPDLEYAKDVAKNVGSFLFNVASAATSTAFKVKDTVEKKGIIGDFIKEQEKFVSEKHKRSETAVPPWVGYNEEEAMKTQILALSTDERNFLRDPPSGVPFLYEGETMFPVALATLQKDENLEQMRFKLVPKKVSEERFWRNYFYRVSLIKQSTQLTSLAASGTTERPSTSAETTEGKADTEPIKQSAPQNIPAASSHDKSEEELPESPTQHMEFISDDFVHQESSHQELSHEDLQQIGMSRENTSEPSNKDTSKESSPQVPQSDQKPEDDIPEWEKELQQELQDYEMVDGDDNGAWEKEIEDLLEEDS; from the exons ATGTTTAGCTGGCTGGGTTATGGAGAGAACCAGGAATCGAAAGATAAGGTTACAACGGTTGAAAATGTCGAGTCAAAAACCGATGAAGGAGAATCGGCCGAGAAAACGAATGCATCCGAAAAATCGCAAGAAACAACAGCCGACGTTGCCCCAATAAAAGGCGAAGCTTTGCCTGACTTGGAGTATGCTAAGGATGTAGCAAAGAATGTCGGAA GCTTTCTGTTTAACGTAGCTTCAGCTGCTACCAGCACTGCATTCAAAGTTAAGGATACAGTTGAGAAAAAG GGAATAATTGGTGATTTTATTAAGGAGCAAGAGAAGTTTGTGAgcgaaaaacacaaaagatcaG AAACTGCTGTCCCTCCTTGGGTTGGATACAATGAAGAGGAGGCCATGAAAACCCAAATCCTTGCCCTGTCTACT GATGAGCGAAACTTCTTGAGGGACCCCCCTTCGGGTGTTCCCTTTCTCTATGAGGGCGAGACCATGTTTCCTGTTGCCTTGGCAACACTACAAAAAGACGAGAATCTTGAGCAGATGAGATTCAAGCTTGTGCCAAAAAA GGTATCAGAGGAGAGATTCTGGAGGAACTATTTCTACCGTGTCTCTCTCATCAAACAGTCTACTCAGCTCACGTCGCTGGCTGCGTCAGGAACAACTGAGCGACCTTCCACATCTGCCGAGACAACAGAGGGCAAGGCTGATACTG agCCAATTAAACAAAGTGCCCCGCAGAACATCCCTGCTGCTTCCTCGCATGATAAG AGTGAAGAAGAGCTACCGGAGAGTCCAACGCAACACATGGAGTTTATCAGCGACGACTTTGTGCACCAAGAAAGCTCCCACCAAG AACTAAGCCATGAGGATCTACAGCAAATTGGAATGTCAAGGGAAAACACATCAGAACCAAGCAATAAAGACACAAGTAAAGAATCATCACCACAGGTGCCGCAATCAG atcagAAACCAGAAGATGATATCCCAGAGTGGGAGAAAGAATTACAGCAAGAGCTGCAG GACTATGAGATGGTAGATGGGGATGATAATGGTGCTTGGGAAAAAGAGATTGAAGATTTGCTAGAAGAAGATAGTTGA
- the LOC5510458 gene encoding synapse-associated protein 1 isoform X2 — MFSWLGYGENQESKDKVTTVENVESKTDEGESAEKTNASEKSQETTADVAPIKGEALPDLEYAKDVAKNVGSFLFNVASAATSTAFKVKDTVEKKGIIGDFIKEQEKFVSEKHKRSETAVPPWVGYNEEEAMKTQILALSTDERNFLRDPPSGVPFLYEGETMFPVALATLQKDENLEQMRFKLVPKKVSEERFWRNYFYRVSLIKQSTQLTSLAASGTTERPSTSAETTEGKADTEPIKQSAPQNIPAASSHDKVNSFLPMEYSRTLEPSVLIPHMIRVKKSYRRVQRNTWSLSATTLCTKKAPTKN; from the exons ATGTTTAGCTGGCTGGGTTATGGAGAGAACCAGGAATCGAAAGATAAGGTTACAACGGTTGAAAATGTCGAGTCAAAAACCGATGAAGGAGAATCGGCCGAGAAAACGAATGCATCCGAAAAATCGCAAGAAACAACAGCCGACGTTGCCCCAATAAAAGGCGAAGCTTTGCCTGACTTGGAGTATGCTAAGGATGTAGCAAAGAATGTCGGAA GCTTTCTGTTTAACGTAGCTTCAGCTGCTACCAGCACTGCATTCAAAGTTAAGGATACAGTTGAGAAAAAG GGAATAATTGGTGATTTTATTAAGGAGCAAGAGAAGTTTGTGAgcgaaaaacacaaaagatcaG AAACTGCTGTCCCTCCTTGGGTTGGATACAATGAAGAGGAGGCCATGAAAACCCAAATCCTTGCCCTGTCTACT GATGAGCGAAACTTCTTGAGGGACCCCCCTTCGGGTGTTCCCTTTCTCTATGAGGGCGAGACCATGTTTCCTGTTGCCTTGGCAACACTACAAAAAGACGAGAATCTTGAGCAGATGAGATTCAAGCTTGTGCCAAAAAA GGTATCAGAGGAGAGATTCTGGAGGAACTATTTCTACCGTGTCTCTCTCATCAAACAGTCTACTCAGCTCACGTCGCTGGCTGCGTCAGGAACAACTGAGCGACCTTCCACATCTGCCGAGACAACAGAGGGCAAGGCTGATACTG agCCAATTAAACAAAGTGCCCCGCAGAACATCCCTGCTGCTTCCTCGCATGATAAGGTAAATAGTTTTTTGCCAATGGAATATTCAAGGACCCTTGAACCTTCTGTGTTGATTCCTCACATGATAAG AGTGAAGAAGAGCTACCGGAGAGTCCAACGCAACACATGGAGTTTATCAGCGACGACTTTGTGCACCAAGAAAGCTCCCACCAAG AACTAA